One Argentina anserina chromosome 6, drPotAnse1.1, whole genome shotgun sequence genomic window, ATGACCCTGAAATCCCAGCTGAAGATGATTTAGAGGAAGATGTTCAACCGAACACGGCTGTGATAAGATGCACCTTGACTCAACCTAAGGGGGTTGAAGATTGGCGGAGAACATCCCTTTTTCACACATATGTTAAAAGGGGAGACATAAGTTATAAGGTCATATAACTCCTTTATTGCAGCTCTTGGTACTTAATTACTTTTCCTCAATCAGTTTTGTTTGTAATAATTCCTAAAGTAAGACCATCGATCCTCCAGACAGTTCAGCGCCTTTGAATCCAAGTCACCAGGGAAGTTAAATCATATTTGCTTGAAGAACACATCTCCGTAGCAATCTATGTAAGTGGATTTTGCATCGGTGACAACCAATGAGAGTCGGAAAGTTTATATCTGCAGCTTAAGGTTTACACTTAATACTGAATAAAAATCGAGGGAATCGGACTTGAAAGCTGCAAAACATTGTAGCTATTCACCTGCGGCTTCAGGTACCAAACAAAGAATAACATAGATGAGTTGTGgtagctaactagctatgcaaAGATGAGTTGTGGAATTATGCCCTTAGCGATCAGGTCGACTATGTGTATGGGACCAACAATGTTCTAATATTGCTCGACTTGAGCATCTAAATAAGATTCTTGGCTATCCAAATCTGGCGACTCCGATGGTTTATTTGGTTTGCACGTACGGGTACGCAATGctatttttcttcatcattatttttcaaaaccaACAGTACGTATTTCCCATCATGCTTTTACACATACGTCTCATGATTTGAACATGAGAAACGATTAGAACGTATAACCTGCAGCTGCTTCAAATAATTTACTCAACAGAATTCATCATCAGTAATTAACCTCGCAAGCCACGTACTTCTTTGCGTTTATATCAATCATTCAATCATATATGCATAGCTAGAACACTAAACTAAATTTTCATAAAATGACAAAGTGGCAAATACATAGTGCTGCATGtatataaacataatatattGTACAGATAAACCCTAAAAGATTGATCGAGAGCTGTTGTCTTAATATCAAAGAAAATGTTGCAAGTATCTTAGACCATCATCCACACCGACATATCTCAACTTTGCTGAACTCAACATGCCCACGGTCACCTTGTTGATCCGCCCAACATCAAAATTGTTTCGACCCCTTTTTGAATCAGTAAACTCCAACCTCATATCCGCCACCACACCACTATCGACGAGGCTCGAGCAACACCCCGGCAAAGGCAGCTCCGCCCAGAACCACCAGTCGACTATTCCTCTCTTCCCTTGACATTCCAACATATTAAACACCCCTTTCCACCCTTTCAACACCACACTCCACGTAACTCTCACCGACTCAAACGCCGCATCTTCAAACTCGTAGTCGGGGACGTCAATATCGAACTTGAACACCCCATTGCAATCCACGACTAGCTCGTTCCCGGGTTTCTGAAGACACAGAACAACGTTGTTGCCGTTGATGATGTTGACTGTGAAGATGAGCTCGTGGAGGGCAAGGGAGGGTTTGGATGGGCTCTCGAAACGGCGTTTGGCGGCGGCGGAGGCCATGGCGTAGAGGCGGTAGTAGGGAAGGGCGGGGTTTGTGAGCTTAAGGTTAGAGAGAGAAGGGTAATGGGTGGTGCAAATGGGCTGCCAAATGTGGTCGGAGGAAATGCAACAGAACCATGACTTGCAGACGCAAGAGGCTATGGCTAGGGTTTTGGGGTCGAGATGGTGAGAAACAAGGTCGAAGACTTGCCATGGAgacatgatgatgatgatgattgatGAGTTTCCTTCCAGAAAGGGAAACCAAGGCTGGCGGTTTTAACTTCTAAGAGCGGCGGTGGACCGGTGGTGGTTATTTTGGGGAGGAGTGGAGGACACGCGGAGGGGAGTTTTGTAATGCATGGGTGTGAGTTGCCACGATAGGTCTATGTCTGGGCGACAACTCTGACCGGAATACACGTGCTTGATGTGGTTTTGCATGCGCTCTTTCGTTTGTTGGTCATCAAAATTCCCCTCCGGCGGCTACAATTAACCCTACAAGGCAAAGAAAATGAAACGTACAACAAAAGTTGCACCTCTACAATTTCAAAAAACAAGCTCACGCAGTGTCCCGAGTCTCGAACAGGAGTCATTGCATTGTTTATGTCTTTgagtacatataataatttttcgtCTGGCAACTCGTAACATTAAACGGGGAAAAAGACCAGCCGACCAGGAATCGTTTTTGGTACCGAGTGGTATCTGTGAACCTACTATAACAAGTCTTCAGGTCAAACGGtgaatttgtttttcatttttcattaaCGTTTCAGTTTGAAGAATCCAGATTTCCATTTCCTCTATTATATGTACGATTGAGGGTTTATAACAATTGAGCAGTTATCGTGTCTATTATGTATAGAGACTATGATGATCGAGCAACAATCACCGTATTATGTAGGATATGATCTATGATTTATCATATTTATGTAGGCTGATTACATTTGTTAGGTTAATTATCATTTATCAGTTATATATGATTCTTTCTAATGTACATGCACAAGCGATATggttaataattaattatctaCCATTAGTCAATTATAGTGAATATAGGTTCACTCTAGTTTTTACTACATTTGGTGAAGCCGAACACTATGAGAACAAAGTCAGCTATATAGCTTCTCTGCCTTCTCATGTCAAAAGGCACATAATGATCAAGCACATTGCAAATGCGCCTGATGCAAGTGTAATACCATCTACTCCGGATGATCGTTTGGCAAGCTACGAAAGGAAGAGATACAAACAACATAAAAGCGAATGTAGTCACTCCACCAAACGGTCACTACTACAACAACTTCACCACACAACGGTGGATCACAGTTGTGTGAAGTAGGACATAACAGTTGTGTATGGCGGTGTTGTCTGATTGAAAACACTCATACAACATGTTATATTAAGTTGTGTAACTCTCGGAAGAATGCTCGGCAGAATGCTCGGTAGCATGCTCGACATAATTTCTCGGTAGAATTCCTCAACAGATGACTTTCAGACAATAAATACATATCACAATATTTGTTGTGTGTTTCTTATCAGACAATAAATTAGTTTAACTgatttttacaattaattgtctttatgaagtcatgcaacaaataTTGTTTATAATTTACTTGAAATTCTTCCATTTATACAACTAGTTTTTTGATTCATTTAGTTGTGGAATGTTTCAGTTGTATAACAAAACTTATTTTATAGATTGGTTGTACGTTTCTTACTTATGCAATTAATACTTTGTCACACTTTTGGTTATATGAGGGTGGAGTTAAACAACTAACTTAACTTGGTGATTTGACTTTAATGTTGTGTGACTCTGTTCATATGGTAAATCCAATTAGAACAAAATCCAAAAACAGTGACCACATCATACCAAAAGATCCATGATTTCATATCAGTCAAGTATGCATACATCGAATCATCCAAATATACAACTCAAGAGGAGTACAAAATAATAGCTAAGCTATTAGCATGCTAAATAAAACTAGCAACCATAATTCCTATGGCTAGTGTCACTAATACAGTAATACCTATACTAGTCCGCCACTTCAAGCTTGTCGCTAATGATCTGGTTTTCCTCTCCCCGTACGATAAGTGTCTCTGCTTTACCTGCCATAGAAACGTCTTCAAATATTATCACGTCAATTGCAGAGCACAATTATGTATATCTAAAAccattttatataattatgtcGAAGGATGCTTACCTGAGTTTGGAGATTGGGAATTTGAAGCAGATCCTCCGCTCCTTGCTGGATAAGTTACATAATTCACAAGAATACAAAATCTGCACTCAACTCCCCAGTCCCCACTAAAAGGAGTTGCATCATTTAGACATGAATAAAACTGTATCGGCTATTTCATATCTAGAAAAGCTAAAACATAATGAACAAACTAACAGAACAGAACACTAGAACCTTGCTTTTTGGAAGGGAATGTAGCAGTGTTGTGATATTCCATGAACCTATAAGAAAAAGACGAAAAACGGGCTTCTCAGCTCCAAATGTGAAACTAAAATGCAAGAAAGGTAGTACACTCCAGTCACCTTATCACAAAGCAATACACTGACACAAACTTAATCAGAGGCCAAAACAATAAGAAGAAAGACAATGCATTCCAATCAAAAACACTTACTATTTGAACATCTGCTTCTCTTCCTAATTCGGCTAATGCTCCAGGTTCACCTAAACAGACACAAAACAACTATCCTTACACTTATGTAACCAACACGTAACTGATCGATGGTAAGAGAATAATCACAACCATAACTTTTAAAGAACAATGCCATTACATGTTTCACTTCTGTCAGCCATGCCCTAAACTCGAGTCGCTTGTTCCtatacaatagtaaacatcaAACTCACAAGCTTTATCAAGCCCCTCAGTCAAAATTCATTCTTTACTCATACACACTCTGCAAAACACTTAAAACTGCCCTAAACTATTTTGCTTTATACTTTAGTTACACAACAATTCATATATACcagtaaaaaaaacacaatcttaAAAAATCAGTATGAAATTTACCACACATCAGTCTCTCTGATTATTGTATGGATTgagcttttaagtgtattttcttctcctttttccttgtggaactaggattgctttccttctccaacatggatttgtatttcctaataagaataggtatgttagaaacaaaaaaaatacgaaagaatgaatcctactcgaacaaaaaatcatatttcaacaaggattcttagcACTTaacacgatttcatcatcaattcactcataattgatataagctctacctagacaattattcatacaaaaaaaactaaaacatactaaataagaggtaacaaagagtaagaatatgacataatcATATTAAGAACGTTAAACTTTGTGCTTCTATCAATTCTAAATCAATTGTATCGAGTAgaccatattttcaaaaattgacCGTAGGATATGATCACCATAGTTAATTATAGTTAAGGTTCAAATTTCATTTAGTTTCGACAATTATTAGATCTTGATCGATCCGGTCAACCCTTAATATAAAGTACATATCATAGATTTTTTATATACTTCCCTAAGGATAACCGTGTTACGCGAAAATAAATCTACGGAAATTTTTATACGGGTGCGTAGAGCATACTATCGTGTGAGTGTAATGTGTTTGACAACATTTTCGGACACCTAAGctatttttatgattttttgaaGAATTTTCGTTATTTGAATATTATTTAATAGTCAAGTATGACCTATGTGGCACAATATTGACTTTGTattcaattaattttaaatttattttattttaaaattatttgtcataatttcataatatcatttttttactaaacataaaattaaatttaatttgaaaccctaaaccctagc contains:
- the LOC126800720 gene encoding probable F-box protein At5g04010 — its product is MSPWQVFDLVSHHLDPKTLAIASCVCKSWFCCISSDHIWQPICTTHYPSLSNLKLTNPALPYYRLYAMASAAAKRRFESPSKPSLALHELIFTVNIINGNNVVLCLQKPGNELVVDCNGVFKFDIDVPDYEFEDAAFESVRVTWSVVLKGWKGVFNMLECQGKRGIVDWWFWAELPLPGCCSSLVDSGVVADMRLEFTDSKRGRNNFDVGRINKVTVGMLSSAKLRYVGVDDGLRYLQHFL